One window from the genome of Oryctolagus cuniculus chromosome 1, mOryCun1.1, whole genome shotgun sequence encodes:
- the SF1 gene encoding splicing factor 1 isoform X4, with the protein MEQKTVIPGMPTVIPPGLTREQERAYIVQLQIEDLTRKLRTGDLGIPPNPEDRSPSPEPIYNSEGKRLNTREFRTRKKLEEERHNLITEMVALNPDFKPPADYKPPATRVSDKVMIPQDEYPEINFVGLLIGPRGNTLKNIEKECNAKIMIRGKGSVKEGKVGRKDGQMLPGEDEPLHALVTANTMENVKKAVEQIRNILKQGIETPEDQNDLRKMQLRELARLNGTLREDDNRILRPWQSSETRSITNTTVCTKCGGAGHIASDCKFQRPGDPQSAQDKARMDKEYLSLMAELGEAPVPASVGSTSGPAATPLASAPRPAAPANNPPPPSLMSTTQSRPPWMNSGPSESRPYHGMHGGGPGGPGGGPHSFPHPLPSLTGGHGGHPMQHNPNGPPPPWMQPPPPPMNQGPHPPGHHGPPPMDQYLGSTPVGSGVYRLHQGKGMMPPPPMGMMPPPPPPPSGQPPPPPSGPLPPWQQQQQQPPPPPPPSSSMASSTPLPWQQNTTTTTTSAGTGSIPPWQQQQAAAAASPGAPQMQGNPTMVPLPPGVQPPLPPGAPPPPPPPPPGSAGMMYAPPPPPPPPMDPSNFVTMMGMGVAGMPPFGMPPAPPPPPPQN; encoded by the exons ATGGAGCAGAAGACGGTGATTCCAGGAATGCCCACGGTTATCCCCCCTGGACTGACCCGGGAGCAGGAAAGAGCTTACATAG TGCAactgcagatagaagacctgaCTCGTAAACTgcgcacaggagacctgggcaTCCCCCCTAACCCTGAGGACAG GTCGCCTTCCCCTGAGCCCATCTACAACAGCGAGGGGAAGCGGCTCAACACCCGCGAGTTCCGCACCCGCAAGAAGCTCGAGGAGGAGCGGCACAACCTCATCACGGAGATGGTCGCCCTGAACCCCGACTTCAAGCCCCCCGCGGATTACAA ACCTCCAGCGACACGGGTGAGCGACAAAGTCATGATTCCCCAGGACGAGTACCCAGAGATCAACTTCGTGGGGCTGCTGATCGGGCCCAG AGGGAACACCCTGAAAAACATCGAGAAGGAGTGCAACGCCAAGATCATGATCCGGGGCAAAGGGTCCGTGAAGGAAGGGAAGGTCGGGCGCAAGGACGGCCAGATGCTGCCCGGGGAGGACGAGCCGCTGCACGCCCTGGTCACGGCCAACACCATGGAGAACGTCAAAAAGGCCGTGGAGCAG ATCAGGAACATCCTGAAGCAGGGCATCGAGACTCCAGAGGACCAGAACGACCTGCGGAAGATGCAGCTGCGGGAGCTGGCGCGCCTGAACGGGACCCTCCGGGAAGACGACAACAG gatCTTAAGACCCTGGCAGAGCTCAGAAACGCGTAGCATCACCAACACCACCGTGTGCACCAAGTGCGGCGGGGCCGGCCACATCGCTTCCGACTGCAAATTCCAGAG GCCTGGTGACCCTCAGTCTGCTCAGGATAAAGCACGGATGGATAAAGAGTATCTGTCCCTCATGGCTGAACTGGGTGAAGCACCTGTCCCAGCGTCTGTGGGCTCCACCTCAGGGCCTGCTGCCACCCCGCTGGCCAGCGCGCCTCGGCCTGCCGCTCCTGCCAACAACCCTCCTCCACCG TCTCTCATGTCCACTACCCAGAGCCGCCCACCCTGGATGAATTCTGGCCCTTCAGAGAGTCGACCCTACCATGGCATGCACGGAGGGGGCCCTGGTGGGCCTGGAGGCGGCCCCCACAGCTTCCCACACCCGTTGCCCAGCCTGACAGGTGGACATGGCGGACATCCCATGCAGCACAACCCTAATGGACCCCCACCCCCTTGGatgcagccgccgccgccaccgatGAACCAGGGCCCCCACCCACCTGGGCACCATGGCCCTCCTCCAATGG ATCAGTACCTGGGAAGTACGCCTGTGGGCTCTGGGGTCTATCGCCTGCATCAAGGAAAAG GTATGATGCCGCCGCCGCCTATGGGCATgatgccgccgccgccgccgcctcccagtgggcagcccccgcccccgccctctgGTCCTCTTCCCCcatggcaacagcagcagcagcagcctccgCCGCCCCCTCCGCCCAGCAGCAGTATGGCTTCCAGTACCCCTTTGCCATGGCAGCAAA ATACGACGACTACCACCACGAGCGCTGGCACAGGGTCCATCCCGCCATGGCAACAGCAGCAGGCGGCTGCCGCAGCTTCTCCAGGAGCCCCTCAGATGCAAGGCAACCCCACTATGGTGCCCCTGCCCCCCGGGGTCCAGCCGCCTCTGCCGcccggggcccctccccctccgccgcctccgccgcctgGTTCCGCCGGCATGATGTAtgccccgccccccccgcccccgcctcccatGGACCCTTCTAACTTTGTCACCATGATGGGCATGGGGGTGGCGGGCATGCCGCCCTTCGGGATGCCTCCAGCTCCCCCGCCGCCTCCACCACAGAACTAG